GACTTAATATGTCAACCACTGTAAATATGCTGGCACATCAGATAATCAGACAGAATCGCATTCCCTTCGATATCATTGCCGATGAAACTGACAACAAACTCGACAATCTTCCAAAATCAGTCAATGCAGACAAGATGACAGATGATGAACTGCGCGGCCATCTGCTCACAGGCTACCAGGAAGCATTAGATGGTAAATCAAGACCTGCCGCCGAAGTATTTGCAGAAATGAAAGCGAAATGCAATATAGAAAAATAAATTTTCAGAGGAGGCACTATGAGCAGCGTCATGAAAAGCCCATCTTTGCTGGAAATCCTGCAGGTAGAAAAGAAGACCTGCCAAAAAGGGGGCATCTATCACAAAGTCCAGATAGAGCTGACCTATAATTCCAATCATATAGAAGGCAGCCGTCTGACAGCAGAGGAAACAAGGTATATCTACGAAACCAACACCATCGGGCTGTCCGGGGGCACGGTGAATGTCAACGACATAGTAGAAACTGCCAACCATTTTCAGTGCATAAATCTCATCATTGACCAGGCGGAAGCCCCTCTCACAGAAAGCCTGCTCAAGAAAATCCATGCCATGCTCAAGAATGGCACCGCCGATGCTCGTCTGGACTATTTCGCCGTAGGGGAATACAAGCGCTTGCCCAACGAAGTGGGAGGAAAGGCCACAGCCGCTCCAGAGGATGTGCAGCAGAAAATGGGGTCACTGTTGGCTGCCTACGAAGATGGCCAGCCCAAAGACTTCAACAGCCTGCTGGATTTTCACTATCGCTTTGAAAGCATCCATCCCTTCCAGGACGGCAACGGCAGAGTAGGACGGCTGCTTCTTTTCAAAGAGTGCCTGAGGCATGACATTGTCCCCTTCATTATCGAAGATGATCTGAAACTGTTTTATTACCGGGGCCTTTCCGAATGGGAAAAAGAACCGGGGTTCCTGAGGGATACCTGCCTCACAGCACAGGACAGATTCAAGAGGTATCTGGATTATTTCCGGATTTCCTATTACTGAATGTCTTTTCCATTCTTCTTCACATACAGGAAAGCCCGCCATAGATTTGGAATCTCCTCCAAACTATGACGGGCATTTTTCATCACTGATTCATCATTTTTCTTTCGCTATCTGCGCTCTTATCATGGCTTTGATGCCGCCATTTTCCAGAATTTTTTCCATGTATTCCCCCATGGGTTCCGCCTGGAGGCTCTGCCCGTTGGAAACATTCTTTATCATACCGCTTGCCAGGTCAATGCTTGCCTCTTCACCATCCTGAAAGAACTGGGAAATTCCCGGACAGGTGATGGCGGGAATGCCAAGGTTGATGGCGTTGCGAAAGAAAATGCGGGCGAAAGATTCGGCAATGATGGCACCCACGCCTATGCCCTTCAGGGTCATGGTGGCGTGCTCACGGGAGGAACCACAGCCAAAATTCGTGCCGCCAACGATGATCTCTCCCGGCTGGAAGCTCTGCGCCAGCTCAGGCTTCTCACTGCCACTCATGGCGAAGCGGCAGATGTCCTCCATCTCCGTATATTCCACATACTTGCCAGGATATATCTGGTCGGTATCCACATTATTGCCAAATACATATACCCTGCCTTTGATCATTTTTTCCATTATGCTTCCCTCCTCTCCAGCACTTCCCGCGGGTCGGCGATTTCCCCCCTCAGGGCTGCCACAGCCACGGCCGCAGGGGAGCCAAGGTAGATTTCCCCCTTCACGCTGCCCATGCGGCCAGGGAAATTGCGGTTCGTGGAAGATATGCAGGCTTCTCCCTCTGCCAAAAGCCCCTGGTGAATCCCCAGGCAGGCGGCACAGCCGGGGGCTGTGAGGGTGGCTCCGGCCTCCAGCAGGGTCTGGATATAGCCTTTCTCCAGGCACTCCCTCAGCACGAAGCGGGAAGCAGGCACCAGCACCATGCGCGTCCCTGCCTGGATCTTCCTGCCCTGCAGGATTTGGGCTGCAATAGCAAAATCCTCTGTGCGGCCGCCGGTGCAGGAGCCAAGATAGGCCTGGTCTATATGCTTTCCAGCCAGATGTGCCAGGGGGTGAACATTGTCCACACTGAAAGGCGCCGCCAGCTGGGGTTCAAGCTTTG
This genomic interval from Selenomonas sp. AB3002 contains the following:
- a CDS encoding type II toxin-antitoxin system RelB/DinJ family antitoxin, which encodes MATTTIQVRMDAALKQQVEQKLKSMGLNMSTTVNMLAHQIIRQNRIPFDIIADETDNKLDNLPKSVNADKMTDDELRGHLLTGYQEALDGKSRPAAEVFAEMKAKCNIEK
- a CDS encoding Fic family protein, with product MSSVMKSPSLLEILQVEKKTCQKGGIYHKVQIELTYNSNHIEGSRLTAEETRYIYETNTIGLSGGTVNVNDIVETANHFQCINLIIDQAEAPLTESLLKKIHAMLKNGTADARLDYFAVGEYKRLPNEVGGKATAAPEDVQQKMGSLLAAYEDGQPKDFNSLLDFHYRFESIHPFQDGNGRVGRLLLFKECLRHDIVPFIIEDDLKLFYYRGLSEWEKEPGFLRDTCLTAQDRFKRYLDYFRISYY
- a CDS encoding 3-isopropylmalate dehydratase, which produces MEKMIKGRVYVFGNNVDTDQIYPGKYVEYTEMEDICRFAMSGSEKPELAQSFQPGEIIVGGTNFGCGSSREHATMTLKGIGVGAIIAESFARIFFRNAINLGIPAITCPGISQFFQDGEEASIDLASGMIKNVSNGQSLQAEPMGEYMEKILENGGIKAMIRAQIAKEK